DNA from Amycolatopsis sp. DSM 110486:
CGTCGACGGCGGCCGCCACGGCGACATCAAGGTCTACGACTACCCCGGTGCCGGCGAGCAGCCCGTCCTCCTGCTCTGCCACTACGACACCGTGTGGCCGCTGGGCACGCTCGCCGAGTGGCCCTTCACCGTCGACGGCGACCGCGCGACCGGGCCCGGCGTCTTCGACATGAAGTCGGGCCTGGTCCACGCCGTGTGGGCGCTGCGCGCGCTCGACGCCGCCGGTGTGGCGCGCCCGGCGATCCGGCTGGTCCTCAACGGCGACGAGGAGCTCGGCAGCCCCGCCTCGCGGCCGACGATCGAGGGAGCGGCCGCGGGCACGAAGGCGACGCTGGTGTTCGAGGCCAGCGCCGACGGTGCCGTGAAGACCTCCCGCAAAGGCGTGGGCCTGTTCCAGGCACGCGCGAAAGGCGTGGAATCCCACGCGGGCCTGGACCCGACGAAAGGCGCGAGCGCGATCGACGAGCTGGCCCGCGCGATCCTGACGCTGCACGCGCTGACCGACCTCGACGCCGGGACCACCGTGAACGTCGGTGTGATCTCCGGCGGCAGCAGGCAGAACGTGATCGCCGGGGCGGCGCGCGGCGAGATCGACGTGCGCGTGTCCAGCGCCGCCGAAGCCGCCCGCATCGACGCGGGCGTCGCGGCCATCACGGCCCACGACCCGCGCGCCACCGTCACCGTGGAGGGCGGCTGGAACCGGCCCGTGATGGAGCGTTCCGACGGCATCGCGCGGCTCTACGAGCTCGCGCGCGACCTCGCGGCCGAGCTGGGCGTGACCCTGCGCGAATGCTCCGTCGGCGGCGCCAGCGACGGCAACTTCGTGGCCGCCCTGGGCCACCCGGTCCTCGACGGCTTCGGCGCCGTCGGCGACGGCGCCCACGCGCGTCACGAGCACATCAGCGTCGAGGGCATGCTCGAACGCACCGCGCTGGCGGCCGCGGTCCTGCACCGGCTCGGCACCGAGTAGGCGGCCGGGCTTTACGAAGCCCGAACATTCACCCCACACCCCTCGTACACCCGGACGAGAAGGTACTGCCCGTACCCGGAACTCACCGGTCACGAGAGGGAGAACAAGCGATGCGAGGAACCACCTGGACCCGGCGGCTGGCGTTGGCGGGCGGCGGTGTCGCGGCCGGGCTGCTGGTCGTGACGCCGCTGGCCGTGGCGGACACCACCGCTCCACCGGCCCCGTCGTCGAGCGCGGCGCCGGTGGCCCCGATCACGCTCAGCCCTGAGGAGTCGCAGCAGGTCTGCGGCGAGTGGGTGCCCAAGCTGCAGAAGCGGGCACAGAACCTGACCGACCGCATCAACGGCGGCGCCGAGGTCGCCGGGTCCGTCGCGAACCTCAAGGCGCGCTCGGCCGACCAGAAGGCCAAGGGCCACACCGCGGCAGCCGACCGGTTGCAGAAGCGCGCGGACAAGCGCCAGAGCCGGATCAGCCAGCTCGGCGACGCGAAGAGCAAGCTCGACGCGTTCGCCTCGGCGCACTGCAAGCCCGCGGGCACGAAGTGAGGGCGGCCCGGCTCGCGGCCGCGGTCGGGGCGGCCGCGCTCCTGGCGCTCGCGTGCACCGCGTGCGACGGCGGCGACACTGCGGCGCCGTCGGGCGGGGGCTCACAGGCGACGAGCGAGCTCAACGGCATCCAGTCCACGCTCGACAGCATCGAGTCGGACATGGCGGGCGACGGCTCACCCTGAGTCAGGCAGGCAACGGCTCACCCTGAGCCGGCTGTGGCTGGCAACAGCCCGCCGCGAGCACGCCACCACGGCAACAGCCGCTATGGCGCGGACATCGTCAGCGACGGCGCGCCCCGGCTGACATCGAGGGCGCGAGTCAACCACCTCGGGCACCAGCCCACCGCAAGTCCGAAGTGGCGGACGACGGCTCGCCCTACGCCGCCCGTGGCAGGCAACAGCCCGCCACGGCGCGGACATCGTCAGCGCCGGCTCGCCCCCGTCTGACACCCCGGGCGGAAATGAGCCACGGAGGGCACCAGCCCACCGCAAGTCCGAAGTGGCGGGCGAGGGCTCGCCCTGAGACGGCCACGGCGGCCGACTGCTCATCACAAGCCGGTCGTCGCGGGCACCGCCCGCCGACCCAGGCCACGCGGGCGGCGGCTCACGGCAAGTCGCACAGCCCGCGATGTCCCCCACATCGCGAGCGACGGCTCGCACTGAGCCGCGTAGCCTCTCGGTCGACGTTGGCGGAGAGGGAGAACGGGAGCCCGCATGGGGTCAGCCGGGCGCGGCCTCGTCCTCGTCGTCGAGGACGAGGCCGCGATCGCCGAACTCGCCGCGATGTACCTGCGGCGCGACGGGTTCGGGGTGCACGTGGAGTCCGACGGCGCGGCCGCGCTGGGGGCCGTCCGCCGGCTCAAGCCGGTGGCCGTGGTGCTCGACATCGGACTGTCCGGAATGGACGGGATCGAAATCTGCAAGGCGTTGCGCGCGGCCGGCGACTGGACGCCGGTCCTGTTCGTCACCGCGCGAGACGACGAGCTCGACCGCCTGCTCGGCCTCGAGATCGGCGCCGACGACTACCTCACCAAACCCTTCAGCCCGCGCGAGCTGGCGGCCCGCGTGCGCACGGTGCTGCGCCGTGCGTCCGGGGGCACGCCGGCCGCGGAGACCTTCGAATGCGGTGGCGCGCGCGTCGACGTGACGAGCCGCCGCGCGTGGGCGGGCGGGCAGGAGATCACGCTGACGTCCACGGAGTTCGACCTGCTCACCCACCTCGTCCGCCACCCCGGCCACGTGCTCTCGCGCGACCAGCTGCTGTCCGCCGTGTGGGGCTACTCCGCCGCGGCGGGCACCCGCACGGTCGACGTGCACGTGGCTCAGCTGCGCGCGAAGCTCGGCGAGCACAGTCCGATCAGGACGGTGCGCGGCATCGGCTACGCGGCGGACGCCGGATGAGGGGCACGCTCGCGCTGCGCATCACGGTCGTGTGCCTGGCGGTGGCGGGGATCGCCGTGATCGTCTCGGGCCTGGTGGCGACGCGGCTCGTGCGCACGACCGCCGACACCGTGCTGCAGCAGTCGTTGAAAGCCCAGGCCGACGTGGTCGCCACGCAGCTCGACGACACCGGCATCGGCAACCGCCTCGGCGTCGGCAAGGTCGCCGACGTGGTGCGCGGCCAGGGCATCGCCGTGGTCGTGCGGCGCCCGGGCGGCCAGGACGTGGGCGACGCGACGTCGACCCGAGTGGCCGAACGGGCCGGGCTCGCGTCAGGCGCGAACCAGTCGGACCGCGTGACGGTGGACGGGCAGCAATACCTCGTGGAGGTCCGTGCCGTCGGCCCGCGCGCGGCGGCGTTCGCGCTGGTCCAGCCCGCGCGCAGCGGTGAGGCGACGCAGCGCGCGCTGGTGCGCAACATCGCGCTGGCACTGGGCATCGGGCTGCTCGTCGCGGCCGTCGCCGGGTACGCGTCCGGACGGCTGCTCGGCCGGCCCCTGCGGAAGGCGGCGGCCGCGGCGGTCAGCCTGCGCACCGGCCGGCGTGACGTGCGCGTGCCCGTGGAAGGACCCGTCGAGGTCGCCGAGGTCGCCGGCTCGCTCAACGAATTGGCCGACGCCCTGGCCCACAGCGAGGCGCGCCAGCGGGAGTTCCTGCTGTCGGTGTCCCACGAGCTGCGCACCCCGCTCACCGCGGTGACCGGCTTCGCCGAGGCCATCGCCGACGGCGTCGCCGAGGGTCCCGACGCGCGCCGCGCGGGCGAGACCATCCACCGCGAGGCGCAGCGGCTCGAACGGCTGGTGAGCGACCTGCTCGAACTCGCCCGCCTCGGCGCCGACGAGTTCCGCCTCGACCTCGCGACGCTCGACCTGGCCGCGCTCGTCACCGACCGCGCGCAGGTCTGGCAGCTGCGCTGCGAACGCGAAAACGTGCCTCTCTACGTCGATTCCCCCGCCGCACCGGTGCTCGTCACCGCCGACGTGCGCCGGCTGCAGCAGGTGGTCGACGGCCTCGCGGAGAACGCCCTGCGCGTGACCCCGGCCGGCGCCCCGATGGTGTTCTCCCTGGTCGTGGACCAGGGCCACGCGCACCTTGCCGTGCGCGACGGCGGGCCCGGCCTCGCGCCGGAGGACTACGCCGTGGCCTTCGAGCGCGGCGTGCTCAACAGGCGCTACCGCGACCGCCGCCCCGTCGGCTCCGGCATCGGCCTGGCCCTGGTCCACGGCCTGGTCGAGCGCATGGGCGGGGCGCTCCGGGCCGGGCCGGCTCCTGAGGGCGGCGCCGCGTTCACGATCACGCTCCCGCTCGCAGCTGCGCCGCCCGGTCCATCACGTCCATGAGCGCCCAGTGCTCGACGATCCGCCCGTCGCGCACCCGGACCATGTCCATGCTGGTCACGGCGTACGAACGACCGGTGGAGGCCTGCGTGCCGGTGCTCGTGTAGCGGTTCACGGAGAACTCGCCGTCGCTCACGTTCTGCTCGACGCGCACCGCCAGGTCGCGGAAGTCCGCGAGGAACTCGCCGCGGCTGATCGCAGCCCACTTCTCCCGCCACGCGGCGATGCCGACGTGATCTCCCCCGGCGCCGCCGCGGTGATCGATGACGTCCGGGTCCACGTACTTGAGGCCCTCTTCGGTGAACGCCGTCTCGACGATCCGGCGGTGCACCTCGGCCGGGGTGAGTTCGCTGGTCATGGCCGCGTACTCTAAGTGGGGAACTCCCCACTTAGCAACCCCCGAGGAGGCCGGCCGTGACACCACGGGCCGACGCACGCGACAACCGGGCGCAGCTCGTGCGCGCCGCCCGCGAGGTGTTCGCCGCCGAGGGCAGCGACGCGCCACTGGACCGCGTGGCCAAGCACGCCGGCATCGGCAACGCCACGCTGTACCGCCACTTCCCCCGGCGCCGCGACCTGCTCGCGGCGGTCTACGCCGAAGAGGTCGAGACACTCCGAGCCGAGGGCGAGGCCCTGCTGGCGCACGAGGACCCCGAAGCCGCGCTGTTCGCGTGGCTCGGACTCTTCGTCGACCACGTCCGGGACAAACGCGACCTCGCACTGTCCATAACGGACGATCCCGGCAGCGACCGCGAGGTACTTTTTGCCCACTGGCACGGGGTGATGACCGACACAGCCACCGCCCTGGCCACCCGCGCCGGCCTCACCGACGAAGTCGAACCCCTCGACCTGCTGGTGCTCGCGACGGGAATCGCCTTGTCCGGCGCGGAAAAACCCCGCACCGAACGGCTGCTGCGCGTCATCCGCCGGGGCAGCACCGGCGCCGGTCAAGCAGACGCCGGTCAAGCTCGCACGGGTTAAGCTCACGTCGTGGAAATGCTGCACCTGCGCTACTTCGTGGCCGTCGCCGAAGAGTTGAACTTCTCGGCGGCCGCGCGGCGGCTCCACATGGCCGCGTCGCCGTTGAGCCAGCGGATCAAGGACCTCGAGCACGAGCTCGGGCAGAAGCTGTTCGACCGCAGCACGCACCACGTCACCCTCACCGTCGCTGGCACCGCACTGCTGCCGATCGCGCGCGAGGTGCTGGAGCAGGTGAACTCCATCCCGTGGCGGCTGCGCGAGGCGGCGAAACCCCAGCGCAGCACGGTGTTCCTCGGCATGCCCGCGGGTGTGCACCCGGACCTGCGCGACCGCGTCACGGCGCTGGCCGAGCGGGTGCGCGAGCGGTTCGAGCTCAAGCGCTGGCCCGGCCCCAGCCCCGACCTCGTCGACGCCGTGCTCGACGGGCGGCTCGCGTTGACGCTGGCGCGCATGCCCGTGACCGACCCGGCGCTCGAAGCAGTGCCGGCGATGTCCGAGCGGCTCGGCGCCGTGGTGCCGGCCGACCAGTTCACCGGCCGGGACTCGGTGAGCCTGGCCGAGCTGTCCGGGTTCGCCTACATCGCCTCACCCGAGGATTCGACACCGGCCTATTTCGAGCAGCTCGACCGGCAATTGATGTCCTTGGGCATCAAGAAGCGGCTCAAACTGGCGAAAACCGGATATTCGGGCGTCTCGGAAATCATTTCCTCCGGGCTGGCGTTTTCCATTTCCATGCTCGACGAGGCCAGCCCCATGCACCTCTACCGCCTCGAGAACGTCGCCGTGCTGCCGTTCACCGATTTCCGTCCTGAGCTGGAGACAAACCTGCTCTGGCGACGTGACCGGGGCGACAGCGGCGACCTGGCCGAGCTCGTCGCCGCCGCGCGCGAGATCTTCGCCGAACCCCTGACCAACTGAAACAGCACAAGAATGGTGTGATCACTGCGGTCATACCATTTTTCGCGACATGATCATTCCCTTTCTTCACCTGCGCTACTAACTTCGGTGGCAGAGCAAGAACAGCAGGTGCGAAAGGATCGAAGATGGACGAGCAGAACACCGCCACCGGGCCGCTGGACGGGGTGCGCGTGATCGACCTCTCGACCGTGGTGATGGGTCCGTACGCGGCACAGATCCTCGGTGACCTGGGCGCCGACGTGATCAAGATCGAGTCCCCAGCCGACACCGTCCGGGTGGGCCAGTACCGCACCACGCCGGGGATGACCCCGCTCAACCTCAACGTGAACCGCAACAAGCGCAGCGTCGCCCTGAACCTCAAGGACGCCGGCGAGCGCGAGCAGGCGCTGGCGCTGATCGACACCGCCGACGTGCTGATCACGAACATGCGCCCCGGCGCCCTGGCGCGGCTCGGAATGGACTACGCCGAGGTCGCGAAGCGCAACCCGGGCCTGATCTACGCCCACGCGCAGGGCTTCCGCAGCGACTCCGACCGCGCGGGCAACGCCGCGTACGACGAGACCGTGCAGGCCGCCTCGGGCCTGGTCGACATCGCGAACCGCGCGATCGGCAAGCCGGTGTACCTCCCGACCATCCTCGGCGACAAGGTTTCGTCTCTGACGATCGTCTACACGGTGCTCGCCGCGCTGCACCACCGCGACCGCACCGGCGAGGGCCAGCAGATCGAGATCCCGATGACCGACACGCTCATCGCGTTCAACCTGGTCGAGCACCTCGCCGGACACGTGTTCGAGCCGGCGCAGGGCCCGACGGGCTTCCCGCTGTCGATGTCGCAGGGCCACCGCGCGGCGCCGACGAAGGACGGCCTCGCCTGCGTGATCCCCTACAACCCGCAGAACTTCCGCGACTTCTTCGCCGCCGCCGGGCGCGCCGACCTGGTCGAGGACCCGCGCGTGAACGGCGAGGCGATCGACAACGCCGACGTCGACGCCCTCGCGGAGCTCATCGACGAGTGCGCGCCCGCGCTCACCACCGCCGAGTGGGCCGAGGTCTGCGCCAAGCACAGCATCCCGTTCGCGCCGGTCCTCGAACTGGACCGCGCCCACGAAGACTCCTACGTGCGTGAGGGTCACCTGCTCGACACCGTCGAGCACCCGACCGAGGGCACCATCCGCACGGTCGGCATCCCGGTGCGCTTCTCCGCCACTCCCGGCTCGATCCGTCGCCCGGCGCCGGTCGCCGGCCAGGACACCGCCGCCGTGCTGGCCGAGCTCGCCGCCCGCTGAACACCCCCGGTCACACAAGAAAAGAAGTGACGTCATGAGCACCGAAGTGCGCACCGAACGGATCGGCACCACGCTGCTGATCACGATCGACCGCCCACAGGCACGCAACGCCGTGAACGCGGCCGTCGCGGCCGGGCTGGCGGAAGCGCTGGACACCCTGGAGAGCGACCCGACGCTGCGGGCGGGCGTCCTCACCGGCGCCGAAGGCACCTTCAGCGCCGGAATGGACATCAAGGCCGCGCTGGCCGGTGAGAGCCCGGAGATCCCGGGCCGCGGGTTCGGCGGACTGACCGAGGCCGAGCTGACCAAACCGCTGATCGCCGCGGTCGAGGGCTGGGCCATGGGCGGCGGGTTCGAGCTCGTGCTGAGCTGCGACCTGGTCGTCGCCGGCGAAGACGCGAAGTTCGGGCTGCCCGAAGTGAAGCGCGGCCTGATCGCCGGGGGCGGCGGCGTGATCCGCCTGCCGAAGCGTCTCCCGCACCACCTCGCGATGGAGCTGCTGCTGACCGGCGAACCGATCACCGGCACGAAAGCCGGCGAGCTCGGCCTGGCCAACCGCGTGGTCGCCCCGGGTGAAGCCACCGCCGTCGCGCTGCAACTGGCCGAGCTGGTCGCGCGGAACGCGCCGCTCGCACTGGCCGCGGTGAAGAAGACCGTGCGCGCCGCCGACGGGATCTCCGAGCCCGAGGCGTTCGCCGCGCAGCGTGAAGAGCTCAAGACCCTGATGACCTCCGCCGACGTCCGCGAGGGCATGACCGCCTTCGCCGAGCGCCGCGCGCCCCAGTGGACCGGACGGTGACGACCATGAAGCAAGAAGACGTCCTGCGGCACGTGACCACGCCACTCGTGAACCCCGCGTTCGCGCCGATGGTGCCGCGGTTCACCAACCGCGAGTACCTCAACATCGTCTACCGCACCGACCCCGAGGCCCTGCGCGCCGTCGTTCCGGAGCCGCTGCAGATCGAAGAGCCGCTGGTGCGCTTCGAGGTCATGAAGATGGGCGACGTGAGCGGCTACGGCCCCTACACCGAGTCGGGCCAGGCCATCCCGGTCACCTTCGACGGTGAGCGCGGCGAGTACCTGCACGCGATGTACCTCGACAACTTCCCGGCCACCGCGTCGGGCCGCGAGGTCAGCGCCTACCCCAAAACCATCGGGGCGCCGAACCTCTATGTCGACAACGGCGCGCTCGTCGGCACGCTGGACTACGGCACGCTTCGCGTGGCCACCGCGACCATGGGCTACAAGCACTTCGCGCTGGACATCGAGGCCGCCGAAGCGCAGATCACCGTGCCGACGTTCATGCTGAAGATCATCCCCGGCTACGACGGCGCGCCCCGCGTGATGGAGCTCGTGCGGACCGAGATCACCGACGTGGTCGTGAAGGAGGCCTGGACCGGACCCGCACGGCTGCAGCTGTTCGAGCACGTGCTGGCGCCGCTGGCCGACCTGCCGGTGCGCGAGATCGTCTCCGCGAGCCACATTCTCACCGACCTGACCCTCGCCCCCGTCACGCCGGTCCACGACTACCTTAAGGGAGCTTGACCATGAGCACCACCGAGTTCCACAGCGCCACCGAGTTCAACAGGGCAGCCGTCATCGGGGCCGGCACCATCGGCCTGTCCTGGACCGCCTTGTTCGCCGGCCACGGCCTCACCGTCAAGGTCACCGACCCGCGCCCCGACCTGGCCGAAGCCGTCGCCGCGGCGCTGGCCGAGTTCACCCCGCACCTGGCCGCACAGGGCCTCGACGTCACCGGGCTGGCCGACCGCGTGCAGATCGCCGGCAGTGTCGAAGAAGCCGTGCGCGACGCCGACGTGGTGCAGGAGAACGGCCCGGAGAGCGTCGAGTTCAAAAAGGACCTTTTCACCACGCTCGTGGAAGCCGCGCCGAAACACGCGCTGCTGCTGAGCTCGTCGTCGGCGATCCCGTCGACCGCCTTCACCGGCGAGCTGGCCGACGCGAGCCGGGTCCTCATCGGACACCCGTTCAACCCGCCGCACCTCATCCCGCTCGTCGAGGTCGTGCCCGGCGAGCGCACCGGCGAGGACGCGACCCAGGCGGCCGTCGACTTCTACACGTTCCTCGGCCGCGTACCGGTGGTGGAGCGCAAGGAAATCCCCGGTTTCGTCGGCAACCGCCTGCAGAACGCGCTGAGCCGCGAGGCGATCTACCTCGTCGAGCAGGGTGTGGTCACGCCCGAGGACCTCGACAAGGTGATGACCAACTCGCTCGGCATCCGCTGGGCCACGGTCGGGCCGTTCCTCGGCTCGCACCTGGGCGGCGGCCCCGGCGGTTACCGGCACATGGCCGAGCACATCGGCCCGTCGATGAAGAAGATGTGGGCCGGCCTCGGGCAGCCCTCGCAGACCCCGGAAGAAACCGAACGGCTCGTCGAAGCCGTCGAAAAGGCTTACGGCTCCTCCACGTACTCGGAACTCGCCGAGGCGCGCGACCGCAAGCAACTCGCCGTTCTGTCCGCATTGGACAGCGCGGACAGCAAGGAGGAGAACTGACATGGCCACTCTTGAAGACCAGCTCGTCGCCGACTTCTACGACTACGAAGCCCTGCTGAGCGACGAAGAGCGCAAGCTGCTCGTCAAGGCCCGCAGTTTCATGCGCGACGAGGTCAAGCCGCTGGTGAACGAGAACTGGGCCGCCGGTACCTTCCCGAAGGAGCTGATCGCGAAGTTCCGCGAGAGCGGCCTCGCGGGTCTGCCGTACGAGGGCTACGGCGAGCACCGCGCCGCCACCAGCCACCTGCTCACCGGCATGATGGCCATGGAGATGAGCCGCACCGACGCCTCGGTCGCCACGTTCTTCGGTGTCCACAACGGACTCGCGATGTACTCGATCTACTCCGGCGGCAGCCAGGAACAGCGCGACCGCTGGCTCCCCGAAATGGCCGCGATGGACAAGATCGGCGCGTTCGCCATGACCGAACCGCTCGGCGGGTCCGATGTGGCCGGTGGTATGCGCACCACGGCGCAGCGTGTATCTACTGAGGGAGAGGGGAACACCTGGATCCTCAACGGCGCCAAGCGCTGGATCGGCAACGCGACCTTCGCCGACTACGTGGTGGTCTGGGCGCGCGACGTCGACGACAACAACGTGAAGGGCTTCGTCGTCGAGAAGGGCACGCCGGGCTTCTCGCCGGTCAAGATCGAGAACAAGATCGCGTTCCGCATCGTCGAGAACGCCGAGATCACCCTCACCGACGTGCGCGTGCCGGAGGCGAACCGCCTGCAGGGCATCGACTCCTTCCGCGACGTCGCCGAGATCCTGCGCGCCACCCGCGGCGGCGTCGCGTGGCAGGCGCTGGGCGTGATGATCGGCGCCTACGAGCTCGCTCTGGACTACGCGAAGGAGCGCAAGCAGTTCGGCCGTCCGATCGCGCGGTTCCAGCTGGTGCAGGACCTGCTGGTGAAGAGCCTCGGCAACATCACCGCGTCGTGGGGCATGCTCGTGCAGCTGGCCCGCCTGCAGGACGCCGGGATCTTCAAGGACGAGCACTCCTCTCTCGCCAAGGCGTTCGTCACCTCGCGGATGCGCGAGGTCGTGGCCTGGGGCCGGGAGATCTTCGGCGGCAACGGCATCGTGCTCGACCACGACATCGCGCGGTTCTTCGCCGACGCGGAAGCCATCTACTCCTTCGAGGGCACCCGCGAGATGAACACGCTCATCGTGGGCAAGGCGATCACGGGGCAGAGCGCCTTTGTCTGATGGCGCAGGGTGATCTGCGGTCAGTTCACGCAGCCGGTGGCGTTCGTCGCCACCGGCTGTTGTGGCGTTCCGCCGGCAGGCGTGTCCGAAGGCGGGTTCACGGACTTCGTGACGGCGATCGGCTTCACCCCGCCGCCGTGCGTGCCAGGCGGTGAGCTGGTCTCGCCGGATCCGCCGGAGGCCGACACCGACGACGAGCTCAGCTGGTTCTGCACGAACGTCTTGACCTGCTGCGGGCTGACCTTCACCGCGTCACCGTCGGCCGGCGTGGCCAGCGACAGGCTCTGCACCGGGATCGTGACGAACGCGATGGCGCCGGAGCTGATGCCGTGCAGCTGCTGCGCGAAGCTCAGCACGTCCCAGCCCTTGTCGAGCACGACCGAACCCTGCAACGCGTCGACGAGGGCCGACAGCTTGTCCGGGCTGGTCAGCGTGCCCCCGCCGAGCACGTTCTTCGCCATGCCGGCCAGGAACGCCTGCTGGCGAGCGATGCGGTCGAGGTCACCGTTGGGCAGGCCGTGGCGCTGCCGCACGAACGCGAGCGCCTGAGCACCGGACAGCGTCTGCGGGCCGGCCGGGAAGTTCGCGCCGGAATAGGAGTCGTGCACCGGGTTGTTCAGGCACACCTGCACGCCGCCGACGGCCTGGCTCAGCGCCGCGAACCCGGCGAGGTTCACCGCCGCATAGTGGTTGATCGTGAGCCCGGTGAGCTCTTCGACGGTGGCGATCGCGGACTTCGCGCCCTCGGCGTCGGCGGCCACCTCGAGCTGCGGACCGCTGAGGCCCTGGCCCGACAGGTGCGAACGCGCGGACGCCCGCGCCCGGCTGTAGGCCGAGTTGATCTTGTGTTTGCCGTATCCCGGGACGTCCACATAGGAGTCACGCGGGATGGAGATCGCCGTGGCGGCCGCGCCGCCCGCCGGCACGTGGACCACGATCATCGTGTCGGTGGTGCTGCCGCCGTCGTCGCCGCTGCCGGCGTGCAACGAGTCGAGCACGTTCTGTGGCAACGGGTTCCCGTTGGCATCGGTGCGCGAGTCGAGTCCGACAAGGAGGATGTTCTGCGCCACCTGCAGCGGTTGTCCGGTCGGTGTTTCGGGAACCTGCGCGGCGGGCGGGATGACGTCGGC
Protein-coding regions in this window:
- a CDS encoding acyl-CoA dehydrogenase family protein, producing the protein MATLEDQLVADFYDYEALLSDEERKLLVKARSFMRDEVKPLVNENWAAGTFPKELIAKFRESGLAGLPYEGYGEHRAATSHLLTGMMAMEMSRTDASVATFFGVHNGLAMYSIYSGGSQEQRDRWLPEMAAMDKIGAFAMTEPLGGSDVAGGMRTTAQRVSTEGEGNTWILNGAKRWIGNATFADYVVVWARDVDDNNVKGFVVEKGTPGFSPVKIENKIAFRIVENAEITLTDVRVPEANRLQGIDSFRDVAEILRATRGGVAWQALGVMIGAYELALDYAKERKQFGRPIARFQLVQDLLVKSLGNITASWGMLVQLARLQDAGIFKDEHSSLAKAFVTSRMREVVAWGREIFGGNGIVLDHDIARFFADAEAIYSFEGTREMNTLIVGKAITGQSAFV
- a CDS encoding LCP family protein, which codes for MLLTSRGRRIGGRFVLGVVSTLVLGATGYAWSQLHRLDTGIVTADVIPPAAQVPETPTGQPLQVAQNILLVGLDSRTDANGNPLPQNVLDSLHAGSGDDGGSTTDTMIVVHVPAGGAAATAISIPRDSYVDVPGYGKHKINSAYSRARASARSHLSGQGLSGPQLEVAADAEGAKSAIATVEELTGLTINHYAAVNLAGFAALSQAVGGVQVCLNNPVHDSYSGANFPAGPQTLSGAQALAFVRQRHGLPNGDLDRIARQQAFLAGMAKNVLGGGTLTSPDKLSALVDALQGSVVLDKGWDVLSFAQQLHGISSGAIAFVTIPVQSLSLATPADGDAVKVSPQQVKTFVQNQLSSSSVSASGGSGETSSPPGTHGGGVKPIAVTKSVNPPSDTPAGGTPQQPVATNATGCVN